The following are from one region of the Camelus dromedarius isolate mCamDro1 chromosome 16, mCamDro1.pat, whole genome shotgun sequence genome:
- the KRT19 gene encoding keratin, type I cytoskeletal 19, giving the protein MTSYSYRQSSATSSFGGLGGGSVRFGAGGAFRAPSIHGGSGGRGVSVSSARFVSSSSSGGYGAGYAGALAGSDGLLAGNEKVTMQNLNDRLASYLDKVRALEMANGDLEVKIRDWYQKQGPGPARDYSHYFKTIEDLRDKILGATIENSKIVLQIDNARLAADDFRTKFETEQALRMSVEADINGLRRVLDELTLARTDLEMQIEGLKEELAYLKKNHEEEISVLRGQVGGQVSVEVDSAPAVDLAKILSDMRSQYEVMAEKNRKDAEAWFTSQTEELNKEVAGHTEQLQISKTEVTDLRRTLQGLEIELQSQLSMKAALEGTLAETEARFGAQLAQIQALISGLEAQLSDVRADTERQNQEYQQLMDIKSHLEQEIATYRNLLEGQDAYYNDLSLPKVL; this is encoded by the exons ATGACTTCCTACAGCTATCGCCAGTCGTCGGCCACCTCGTCCTTCGGGGGTCTGGGCGGTGGCTCCGTGCGCTTCGGGGCGGGAGGCGCTTTCCGAGCTCCCAGCATCCATGGGGGCTCGGGCGGCCGCGGCGTGTCGGTGTCCTCCGCCCGCTTCGTGTCCTCGTCCTCCTCCGGGGGCTACGGCGCGGGCTATGCGGGCGCCCTGGCCGGCTCCGACGGGCTGCTGGCGGGCAACGAGAAGGTGACCATGCAGAACCTTAACGACCGCCTGGCCTCCTACCTGGACAAGGTGCGCGCCCTGGAGATGGCCAACGGCGACCTGGAGGTGAAGATCCGCGACTGGTACCAGAAGCAGGGGCCCGGGCCCGCCCGCGACTACAGCCACTACTTCAAGACCATCGAGGACCTTCGTGACAAG ATTCTTGGTGCCACCATTGAGAACTCCAAGATAGTCCTGCAGATCGACAATGCTCGTTTGGCTGCAGACGACTTCCGAACCAA ATTCGAGACAGAGCAGGCCCTGCGCATGAGCGTGGAGGCCGACATCAACGGCCTGCGCAGGGTACTGGACGAGCTGACCCTGGCCAGGACCGACCTGGAGATGCAGATTGAAGGCCTGAAGGAAGAGCTGGCCTACCTGAAGAAGAACCATGAGGAG GAAATCAGTGTCCTGAGGGGCCAGGTGGGTGGCCAGGTCAGCGTGGAGGTGGATTCCGCTCCGGCCGTCGACCTAGCCAAGATCCTGAGTGACATGAGAAGCCAATATGAGGTCATGGCTGAGAAGAACCGGAAGGATGCTGAGGCCTGGTTCACCAGCCAG ACTGAGGAGCTGAACAAGGAGGTCGCTGGCCACACAGAGCAGCTGCAGATCAGCAAGACGGAGGTCACCGACCTGCGACGCACCCTCCAGGGTCTGGAGATCGAGCTGCAGTCTCAGCTCAGCATG aAAGCCGCCCTGGAAGGCACCCTGGCAGAAACAGAGGCTCGCTTTGGAGCCCAGCTGGCACAGATCCAGGCACTGATCAGCGGCCTCGAAGCCCAGCTGAGCGACGTGCGAGCCGACACCGAGCGGCAGAACCAGGAGTACCAGCAGCTCATGGACATCAAGTCCCACCTGGAGCAGGAGATCGCCACCTACCGAAACCTGCTGGAGGGCCAGGACGCCTACTACAATGACCTGTCCCTGCCCAAGGTCCTCTGA